The following coding sequences lie in one Candidatus Micrarchaeia archaeon genomic window:
- a CDS encoding DnaJ domain-containing protein yields MSKDYYNVLGVSKDASAEEIKKAYRKLAMKHHPDKGGDQEKFKELSEAYAVL; encoded by the coding sequence ATGTCAAAAGATTATTATAATGTTTTAGGTGTATCAAAAGATGCTAGCGCTGAAGAGATTAAAAAAGCATATAGAAAATTAGCTATGAAGCACCATCCAGATAAAGGAGGGGATCAAGAAAAATTTAAAGAATTAAGCGAAGCATATGCAGTTCTT